The Euphorbia lathyris chromosome 3, ddEupLath1.1, whole genome shotgun sequence genome contains a region encoding:
- the LOC136222731 gene encoding early nodulin-like protein 7 — protein MASFMTIFCTCFLIFLVSMADASKVFKVGADLGWHEPGPKNPHFYTQWAEKNRFRIGDSLLFKYKNDSVVEVEKWGYYHCNTSSSIVYFNNGRSTINLEKSGMFFFISGAPNHCKNGQRLIVDVMSLHHQRSNSPPSIANPPQSNLAPSPHSTVEKSSSGSAAVSVGFGSVFIVLFTIVVAFVGSA, from the exons ATGGCATCTTTTATGACTATTTTCTGCACTTGCTTTCTCATCTTCCTCGTTTCAATGGCTGATGCATCAAAGGTTTTCAAGGTGGGGGCTGATTTAGGATGGCATGAACCAGGTCCCAAAAACCCCCATTTCTACACCCAGTGGGCTGAAAAGAATCGATTTCGTATCGGAGATTCTCTCT TGTTTAAATACAAGAACGACTCGGTAGTTGAAGTGGAGAAATGGGGTTATTACCACTGCAACACAAGTAGTTCCATAGTGTACTTCAACAATGGAAGGAGTACTATAAATCTTGAGAAATCAGGAATGTTTTTCTTCATCAGTGGAGCTCCTAATCATTGCAAAAATGGGCAGCGTTTGATTGTTGATGTGATGAGTCTGCACCATCAAAGATCAAATTCGCCTCCATCGATTGCGAATCCGCCTCAATCTAACCTGGCTCCGTCTCCACATTCGACAGTGGAGAAAAGTTCTTCAGGATCAGCAGCTGTCTCAGTTGGATTTGGTTCAGTTTTTATTGTTCTTTTTACCATTGTTGTAGCTTTTGTAGGCTCAGCTTAa